Part of the Bacteroidales bacterium genome, ATATCATTTAAGAAATATTCTTTTGCTTTTACATTCATAAAAACAGAACCACCACCAGTAAATGGCTCAATAAATCGATCTATCGTTTGAGGGAAATACTTACTAATCTTTGGGAAAAGCTTATATTTATCTCCTACATAAAATAATGGTGAACGATATGCTTTTGTTTTACTCATATTTCTTTGTTAAAAATAAAAATTCCTTATGGTCTGAAAAATCAGTTTTTCCTGTATTGAAAAATTTATGTGATTGTTCAAATATACTAGTTTCTCCTACTTCGTTTAATATTTCTGTTATTTCCTCTAATTTTATTTTATTTTCCGACGATTTACTTTTTGATTTGTATGTGTTATTATACGATACTGCTAAATATTTTACATCTAAATTTTTTATTAATTCCTTAAAACTGTCTTTTGCTTTTACTGTGCAATATTTGCTCATATTTTCGGGTTCAGGTTTTAAAGCAACCCCAAATAATTTGGGTTTATTCCACTTTATCAAAGTCTCGTAAATATGATAAAATCTACTGTATTGGCGTGAGTTATACGGTGGGTCAACATATGCAATGTCTGCCTTAATTTTCTTTGAAAGCAAATTTGCATCTTCTCTGTGTATTTCCACATTTTCAAAATCGTTTATTTCAATTAGCTTTAATTGGAATTGTCTTTTTCGTATCGGCTTTTTAATATATGCATCAAAATGACCAACCGTATTTGTAACTTTATCCATATTGTAAATTAAAGTAGCAAGTAAAATATTATACTCCTTTTCCGTCAGATTATCTCTTTCCTTTTTAATATCTTGCCTGATAAATCCGATTTTTTTTGCTATGTTTTGCTCAAAGAATTTATTACCAAAATTTTCAGAAAAATAATTTTCATTTATTAGATTTGAGTTTGTTGAATTATATTTATGAATAAAATCTTCTAACTTTTCTTTATCCCAAATACCTTTCTCAAAAAATGCTTTGTAAATCACATTGTTTGAATAAAGCAAATCGTTAATTATTACTTTATTGTATTTCTTTAAGGCTGATTGTGAAATAATTGCAGTTCCTGCAAAAATATCTATAAAACTTTCTACATTTTCTGTTTCTTCTTGGATTATATCCATTATCCAAGAAGTTAGTTTTGCTTTATTTCCAATGTATCTACGACTTTCAAGTTTAATTTTTTCTTGGATTTCGTATTCAGGAAAAAGTGATTGTCCGTATCGGATTTTTCTTTCAGCAAGTTGGATTGCTTCCATTCCAAATTCTTCATCCTTTATTTCATAAATTATCTTATCGCTTATTAGATGTTTTATCAACTCGTTCTCATCATATTTGTAAAAAATTGCAAGTCTTTTAATCTGTTCTTTGGTCGGTAATCGTTTGCCTGTTTCAATTCGGCTTAACAAAGTATAGTCTATATGGGTTACACGTGT contains:
- a CDS encoding DNA adenine methylase — its product is MLDTIASVGNILKDIRETNNFSLQDVTRVTHIDYTLLSRIETGKRLPTKEQIKRLAIFYKYDENELIKHLISDKIIYEIKDEEFGMEAIQLAERKIRYGQSLFPEYEIQEKIKLESRRYIGNKAKLTSWIMDIIQEETENVESFIDIFAGTAIISQSALKKYNKVIINDLLYSNNVIYKAFFEKGIWDKEKLEDFIHKYNSTNSNLINENYFSENFGNKFFEQNIAKKIGFIRQDIKKERDNLTEKEYNILLATLIYNMDKVTNTVGHFDAYIKKPIRKRQFQLKLIEINDFENVEIHREDANLLSKKIKADIAYVDPPYNSRQYSRFYHIYETLIKWNKPKLFGVALKPEPENMSKYCTVKAKDSFKELIKNLDVKYLAVSYNNTYKSKSKSSENKIKLEEITEILNEVGETSIFEQSHKFFNTGKTDFSDHKEFLFLTKKYE